From Riemerella anatipestifer ATCC 11845 = DSM 15868, a single genomic window includes:
- the ribH gene encoding 6,7-dimethyl-8-ribityllumazine synthase, producing MATINLSDYKPLDIKNADEFNIGIVVSEWNDFVTFNLRDAAIETLLKEGVKKDKIKIYYVPGAFELSYAAMRLCAKQRYFDAVITIGCVIRGETPHFDYVCQGVTQGITACNTQTDTPTIFCVLTDDTKEQSIARSGGSLGNKGVEAAVTALKMVDFKKNI from the coding sequence ATGGCAACTATTAATCTTTCTGATTATAAGCCACTCGATATTAAAAATGCCGATGAGTTCAACATCGGCATTGTTGTCTCTGAGTGGAACGATTTTGTAACTTTCAATCTTCGAGATGCAGCTATAGAAACACTACTCAAAGAAGGTGTGAAGAAAGACAAAATAAAAATTTACTATGTACCAGGTGCTTTTGAACTTAGCTATGCTGCTATGAGACTTTGTGCTAAGCAACGCTACTTTGATGCTGTTATAACCATAGGGTGCGTTATCAGAGGAGAAACCCCCCATTTTGATTATGTTTGCCAAGGTGTTACACAAGGCATTACAGCATGTAATACACAAACAGACACCCCAACAATATTCTGTGTGCTTACAGATGATACCAAAGAACAATCTATAGCACGAAGTGGAGGGAGTTTGGGTAACAAAGGTGTAGAGGCTGCTGTTACAGCTCTAAAAATGGTAGATTTTAAGAAAAATATTTAA
- the ypfJ gene encoding KPN_02809 family neutral zinc metallopeptidase — translation MRWTNNRGDNVEDRRGRGGMVVGGGLGIGTLIIAAIVFFLGGDPSSIIGSGGLGSTQQTEQRELTQEELHVREFIEMLIFENDTTWQKIFSENGMQYRKPKVVLFESVTQSGCGTAQSEMGPFYCPADETIYMDMSFFSELQSRFGAKVTEFSVAYVLAHEVGHHVQTILGTTEKVNSLRASGKYSEAEMNRVSVATELQADFYAGLWAKKTDEREGILTPGDIESAISAAEAVGDDNIQKRGQGYVNQESFTHGSSAQRKEWFMKGYETGDIRQGNTFGVLLK, via the coding sequence ATGAGATGGACTAATAATAGAGGGGATAATGTAGAAGACCGAAGAGGAAGAGGAGGGATGGTTGTAGGCGGTGGTCTAGGCATAGGAACCTTAATCATAGCTGCTATTGTGTTTTTTCTAGGTGGCGACCCTTCTTCAATTATAGGAAGCGGTGGTCTGGGAAGTACTCAACAAACAGAGCAGAGAGAGTTAACCCAAGAGGAATTACACGTAAGAGAGTTTATTGAGATGTTAATTTTTGAAAATGATACTACTTGGCAGAAAATTTTTTCGGAAAATGGTATGCAATATCGGAAGCCTAAAGTTGTGCTTTTTGAAAGCGTAACACAATCAGGGTGCGGGACAGCACAGTCTGAAATGGGACCTTTCTACTGTCCAGCTGATGAAACTATCTATATGGATATGAGTTTTTTCTCAGAGCTTCAGAGTAGATTTGGTGCTAAGGTTACCGAATTTTCTGTAGCCTATGTTTTGGCACATGAGGTAGGGCATCATGTACAGACCATTTTAGGAACTACTGAAAAAGTAAATTCACTTAGAGCTAGTGGAAAGTATTCGGAAGCAGAGATGAATAGAGTATCTGTGGCTACAGAGCTTCAAGCTGATTTCTATGCAGGGCTTTGGGCAAAAAAAACAGATGAAAGAGAAGGTATTTTAACGCCAGGAGATATAGAAAGTGCAATTAGTGCTGCTGAAGCTGTGGGTGACGATAATATTCAAAAAAGAGGACAGGGGTATGTTAATCAGGAAAGCTTTACTCATGGTAGTTCTGCTCAAAGGAAAGAATGGTTTATGAAGGGGTATGAGACTGGCGATATTCGTCAAGGAAATACCTTTGGTGTTTTGCTAAAGTAA
- a CDS encoding acyltransferase family protein, which translates to MKRDLYIDFAKGLATLSIIFIHTTFWSGQYYIPTELRVLSLLFDVPIFFALSGLTSGGNVEKTLYRLLKLQITYMIFVTLLFFVDYFFKVFGLYFFGLESLKSFYATFGSKFVPQSIAYFPQWENLGNWYLHQYSTCDTFPVVMGSFWYLKVYYILTVFGVLILRFFQQHINWFIALCFGLTLLFNIFPHYYPTGQVGYVSFYLGVFLVAHKMKGKRIKNNYIPLLYGALSLFLVWMFWFYGTDIFYKINKQKFPPRIPYIVWSFLSLITVFVLYNRLKITKDNFINYIGKNAIFYYFAQGISSSLVYFMVVPLQDNIHWGVLILMVYLVNVVSAIFIAELLKKIDALGWNTLTWLRRKTASAG; encoded by the coding sequence ATGAAAAGAGATTTATATATTGATTTTGCAAAAGGCTTAGCAACTTTATCCATTATCTTTATCCATACCACTTTTTGGAGCGGTCAGTATTATATTCCTACGGAACTTAGAGTATTGTCATTGTTATTTGATGTTCCTATTTTCTTTGCACTTAGTGGTCTTACCTCTGGCGGAAATGTAGAAAAAACACTTTATAGATTATTGAAACTCCAGATAACCTATATGATTTTTGTAACACTATTGTTTTTTGTAGATTATTTCTTTAAAGTTTTTGGGCTTTACTTTTTTGGTTTAGAGAGTTTGAAAAGTTTTTATGCTACTTTTGGAAGCAAGTTTGTACCACAATCCATAGCTTATTTTCCTCAATGGGAGAATTTAGGGAATTGGTATTTACATCAATATTCTACTTGTGATACTTTTCCAGTGGTGATGGGTAGTTTTTGGTATCTTAAAGTCTATTATATTTTAACGGTATTTGGGGTACTAATACTCAGGTTTTTCCAGCAACATATCAATTGGTTTATAGCCTTATGTTTTGGTTTAACTTTATTGTTTAATATTTTCCCACATTATTATCCAACGGGTCAGGTGGGATATGTTTCTTTTTATCTTGGTGTATTTTTGGTGGCTCATAAAATGAAAGGTAAGAGGATAAAGAATAATTATATTCCGCTGTTGTATGGAGCTTTGTCTCTGTTTTTAGTATGGATGTTTTGGTTCTATGGAACGGATATTTTTTATAAAATAAATAAACAAAAATTTCCTCCAAGAATACCGTATATTGTATGGTCGTTCCTTTCTTTGATAACAGTATTTGTACTTTATAACAGGCTTAAAATCACTAAGGATAATTTTATAAACTATATTGGTAAGAATGCCATTTTTTATTATTTTGCACAAGGTATTAGTTCATCGTTGGTTTATTTTATGGTAGTTCCTTTGCAGGATAATATCCATTGGGGTGTTTTAATTTTAATGGTTTATTTGGTTAATGTGGTTTCGGCTATATTTATTGCAGAGCTGCTTAAAAAGATAGATGCTTTAGGTTGGAATACTTTAACTTGGTTGAGAAGAAAGACGGCAAGTGCTGGTTAG
- a CDS encoding DUF4271 domain-containing protein produces the protein MIRIVENKDWIIYSLLGVGFLYVVMFRVLLRDISLIKFFTLKEEFANNTIQSWVVTSVGFIILAAVALSNILPINPRLFAEYLNVFGYTPNKVGSIILALVFLFFFRTVSTYFFLASIGEVERWKSFYFLATKFFLGYSLALIVLVLAQNYFPIETEWMIYMYAVFFCMSFIFKNLVYLFHHKTILPDEWYYKILYICTLQILPFLVVGKFLFF, from the coding sequence TTGATAAGAATTGTAGAAAATAAAGATTGGATTATATACTCTCTTTTAGGAGTTGGGTTTTTGTATGTAGTGATGTTTCGTGTTCTTTTAAGGGATATAAGTTTAATTAAATTTTTTACTCTTAAAGAAGAATTTGCTAATAATACCATTCAGTCTTGGGTTGTAACTAGTGTGGGGTTTATTATTTTAGCGGCTGTAGCGTTATCTAATATTCTTCCTATAAACCCACGCTTATTTGCTGAATATCTTAATGTTTTTGGGTATACTCCTAATAAGGTAGGCAGTATTATTTTAGCATTAGTTTTTCTGTTTTTTTTTAGAACCGTATCTACCTATTTCTTTCTAGCAAGTATAGGCGAAGTGGAGAGATGGAAGAGTTTTTATTTTTTAGCTACAAAATTCTTTTTAGGGTATAGTTTAGCTCTAATAGTATTGGTACTCGCTCAGAATTATTTTCCCATAGAAACAGAATGGATGATATATATGTATGCCGTCTTTTTCTGTATGTCTTTTATTTTTAAAAACTTGGTCTATTTGTTTCATCATAAGACCATCTTGCCAGATGAATGGTATTATAAAATTTTGTATATTTGCACGCTCCAAATTTTACCTTTTTTGGTAGTTGGGAAATTTTTATTCTTTTAA
- a CDS encoding uroporphyrinogen-III synthase, with protein MSKIKSILISQPQPAESSPYLELAKKEKIEIDFRPFIYVQGADAKDLRTQKIDLSKYTGIIFTSRNAIDHYFRLAEEMRFSVPDSMRYICQSEAIANYLQKHIVYRKRKISFGEKLPTDIIPLLKKYPSEKYLLPSSDILNDGITKVLDESGVDWTRAIMYRTVNSDLSDININGYDVLVFFSPQGIKSLVENFKDYKKSKFKVAVFGNSTKAEAEKAGLTVDIVAPTKENPSMTMALENFIKKANK; from the coding sequence ATGTCAAAAATTAAATCTATTCTAATATCTCAGCCTCAACCTGCGGAATCATCTCCTTATTTAGAACTTGCGAAAAAGGAAAAAATAGAAATAGATTTTCGTCCATTTATTTATGTTCAGGGGGCGGATGCTAAGGATTTGAGAACACAAAAAATAGACCTTTCTAAGTATACAGGAATTATTTTTACTAGTAGAAACGCAATAGATCACTACTTTCGTTTAGCTGAGGAGATGCGTTTTTCGGTGCCAGATTCTATGCGATACATTTGCCAGTCAGAGGCTATCGCCAATTATTTGCAAAAGCACATTGTTTACAGAAAAAGAAAAATTAGTTTTGGTGAAAAATTACCCACTGATATAATCCCTTTGCTTAAGAAATATCCATCAGAGAAGTATCTTTTACCCTCTTCTGATATTCTTAATGATGGGATAACCAAAGTTTTAGACGAGTCTGGAGTAGATTGGACTAGGGCTATTATGTATCGTACCGTTAATAGCGATTTGTCTGATATAAATATCAATGGCTATGATGTTCTAGTGTTTTTTAGCCCACAAGGGATAAAGTCTTTGGTAGAAAACTTTAAAGATTATAAAAAATCTAAATTTAAAGTAGCTGTTTTTGGTAATTCTACTAAAGCAGAAGCGGAAAAAGCTGGGCTAACAGTAGATATTGTGGCGCCTACCAAAGAAAATCCGTCTATGACAATGGCATTAGAAAACTTCATCAAAAAAGCCAATAAGTAG